From Shewanella yunxiaonensis, the proteins below share one genomic window:
- a CDS encoding ABC transporter permease produces MDRISGRHIFHLGVKELQCILRDPIMLFLIIVSFTFSVYIEGKSMPETLNKAAIAVVDDDNSPLSRQLIDAFYPPYFLPPIAITLAQMDQRMDAGMDTFALHIPTGFERDVLAGHNVTVQLNVDATRMSQAFTGSGYIQAIITAEVTEYRQRFRHDNIMPVELVLHARFNPELNSVWFASVMELVSNITMLAIILAGAALIREREHGTLEHLLVMPVTPLEIMLSKVWAMALIVMLASGFSLIAVVQGVLGVPIAGSLLLFFAIVALNVFAATAMGIFLGSVARSMPQFGLLMFLVLLPLQILSGAMTPFENMAAPVQWVMRLAPTTYFVSLSQAILYRGAGFAMLWPDILIISIIGTVLFYIALVRLRKSLSMME; encoded by the coding sequence ATGGACAGGATAAGCGGCCGTCATATCTTCCATTTAGGGGTAAAAGAACTGCAATGTATTTTGCGTGATCCCATCATGCTGTTTCTGATCATTGTTTCCTTCACTTTTTCCGTATATATCGAAGGCAAATCGATGCCGGAGACACTGAACAAAGCGGCTATCGCCGTGGTGGATGACGATAACTCGCCACTCTCCCGGCAACTCATTGACGCCTTCTACCCACCGTATTTCTTGCCTCCAATCGCGATTACGCTGGCGCAAATGGATCAACGCATGGATGCAGGAATGGATACATTCGCTTTACATATTCCGACAGGCTTTGAGCGCGATGTGTTAGCCGGGCACAACGTGACGGTACAATTGAATGTGGATGCGACCCGCATGAGTCAGGCCTTTACCGGTAGTGGCTATATCCAAGCGATTATCACCGCAGAAGTTACGGAGTATCGGCAACGATTTCGTCACGATAACATCATGCCAGTGGAGTTGGTGCTGCACGCCCGCTTTAATCCCGAACTGAACAGCGTTTGGTTTGCCTCGGTGATGGAACTGGTCAGCAACATCACCATGCTGGCGATTATTCTGGCCGGAGCAGCGCTGATCCGAGAACGGGAACACGGTACGCTTGAACATCTGCTGGTGATGCCGGTGACACCATTGGAAATTATGCTGAGTAAAGTTTGGGCAATGGCGTTAATCGTCATGCTGGCTTCAGGCTTTTCACTGATAGCGGTGGTTCAAGGGGTATTGGGCGTGCCCATCGCTGGCTCGCTGCTGTTATTTTTTGCGATAGTCGCCCTGAATGTCTTTGCTGCCACCGCTATGGGTATTTTTTTGGGCTCGGTTGCCCGCTCCATGCCACAATTTGGATTATTGATGTTCTTGGTATTACTGCCTTTGCAGATACTTTCGGGTGCCATGACGCCGTTTGAGAATATGGCAGCGCCCGTGCAATGGGTAATGCGACTGGCACCAACAACCTATTTTGTTTCTTTGTCACAAGCTATTTTATATCGGGGTGCCGGGTTCGCCATGCTGTGGCCAGACATATTGATCATCAGCATCATTGGCACCGTATTGTTCTATATCGCATTGGTGAGACTACGAAAGTCTCTCAGTATGATGGAATGA
- a CDS encoding tRNA (cytidine(34)-2'-O)-methyltransferase, with protein sequence MFHIALYEPEIAPNTGNIIRLCANNGSQLHLIEPLGFDLEEKKLRRAGLDYRDLTSVQRYPNFDAFKQAMAGKRIFACTTKGSRPHSEAHYQPDDVLLFGPETRGLPLSIIESLPPEQRIRIPMVASSRSLNLSNAVAIISYEAWRQQDYGGAR encoded by the coding sequence ATGTTTCATATTGCGTTGTACGAACCGGAAATCGCTCCTAATACCGGTAATATTATTCGTTTGTGTGCCAATAACGGCAGTCAGCTACATCTCATCGAACCGTTGGGCTTCGACTTGGAAGAAAAGAAACTGCGTCGTGCCGGACTCGATTATCGAGATCTGACCTCGGTACAACGCTATCCCAACTTCGATGCCTTTAAACAAGCGATGGCCGGTAAACGCATTTTTGCCTGTACCACTAAAGGGAGTCGCCCCCATTCAGAAGCCCATTATCAGCCGGACGATGTACTGTTGTTTGGTCCGGAAACGCGCGGGCTGCCACTATCGATTATTGAATCCTTACCACCTGAGCAGCGCATTCGTATTCCGATGGTTGCCAGCAGTCGTAGTCTGAACCTGTCGAATGCCGTCGCCATTATCAGTTATGAGGCCTGGCGCCAACAAGATTACGGTGGTGCCCGTTAA
- a CDS encoding RNA-guided endonuclease InsQ/TnpB family protein, translating to MKKTLRYNYRLKPTPEQEAKLIEFGSYSRGLWNLLLSENQRQHEQDGTFLFYKDMASRIKQVKNLPEFAWVKAFDSAAAQQVARDLDTALRNGTSKGAHQKFPKFKVSYKIKKLHNDSFRAVNNSNCIRIENGTISLPKIGWVDIVLHRRLVSNIKTVTVQFRHGKWECSITQEVECKEAKKVLSSIVGYDINSKQTVVGSNGLTVSNPKFLKQSKEKLNTLQRQLARRKKGSARWNKTKNRINTLHGKVSRQRLDFAHKTARQITNASDIVVFEGLNVKAMQKFNGQMVADNIMGLISDLTKYKVELEGKIHHEIGRFERSTGICCECNHRHKLTLKDRTFTCVNCGTHNDRDYSASISIRNSGERDLMANGTIVRVKPMPQQKLLGKTKVFELSKLSTGSEEKSAA from the coding sequence ATGAAAAAGACGCTCAGATACAATTATCGCCTCAAACCAACACCGGAGCAGGAAGCTAAACTCATTGAGTTTGGCTCTTATTCGCGTGGATTGTGGAACCTATTGTTGTCTGAAAATCAGCGTCAACATGAGCAAGATGGCACATTTCTTTTTTACAAGGATATGGCCTCACGTATTAAGCAAGTTAAAAATCTCCCTGAGTTTGCGTGGGTTAAAGCATTTGACTCCGCAGCAGCTCAACAAGTTGCCCGCGACTTAGATACTGCACTCAGAAATGGGACGTCTAAGGGAGCACACCAGAAATTCCCGAAGTTCAAAGTGAGTTACAAGATCAAAAAGCTTCATAATGACAGCTTCAGAGCCGTAAATAACTCCAACTGCATCAGAATAGAAAATGGCACCATCAGCCTACCTAAAATTGGGTGGGTCGATATCGTTCTTCATCGCAGACTTGTAAGTAATATAAAGACAGTCACCGTTCAGTTCAGACATGGGAAATGGGAATGCAGCATTACTCAGGAAGTGGAGTGCAAAGAGGCTAAAAAGGTACTTAGTTCCATTGTCGGCTATGACATCAACTCTAAACAAACAGTGGTTGGATCAAATGGGTTGACCGTGAGCAACCCTAAGTTCCTCAAGCAATCTAAAGAAAAACTAAACACCCTACAGCGGCAGTTAGCCAGAAGAAAGAAAGGCTCTGCCCGATGGAATAAAACAAAAAACCGCATCAACACTTTACACGGAAAAGTCTCCAGACAACGATTAGACTTTGCCCACAAGACAGCCCGACAGATAACCAATGCGAGTGATATTGTGGTATTTGAAGGTTTGAACGTAAAGGCAATGCAGAAATTCAACGGTCAGATGGTGGCTGACAACATCATGGGCTTGATCTCCGACTTAACCAAGTACAAGGTTGAGCTTGAAGGTAAAATCCATCATGAGATAGGCAGATTCGAACGCTCAACAGGCATATGTTGCGAATGTAATCACCGACATAAGCTGACGTTGAAAGACAGAACCTTCACCTGCGTTAATTGTGGTACACACAATGATCGAGACTATTCAGCCTCAATCAGTATCAGAAACTCAGGTGAACGAGATTTAATGGCGAATGGAACCATCGTCAGGGTTAAACCCATGCCTCAGCAGAAATTACTTGGTAAAACGAAAGTCTTTGAACTCTCAAAGTTAAGTACGGGATCTGAGGAAAAATCGGCAGCATAA
- a CDS encoding ATP-binding protein: MSAFFLPNRLFIKLLLGFWLCSSLIILAVGAIPLLQQYHEASDVPPPILNVLQRMADKISNNPALLNGIKVLVSPDPELHHLAEHFGETPEDKAIIRELKFPKPNDRPELGAPDHPRREDQPFHLFIFDAQGQLVNNPKLPPNIRNNLLMIAAIDSPEPKSYSFRDEMFFGPLHIHVNNSEYRLYGGLPGPHRVPWFFFFIDHKLLTLSLAILLSGILCGLLAWHLGKPLQSLKLSAIALAHGDLTNRVDDATSRRHDEIGELGIAFNSMADAIEIMVNSQQRLISDISHELRTPLTRLQLALALTRKKGLAVEETERIAYEADQLEKMIAELLELSRAKLKAHQENKVNVDLAESLSQVLDDAEFEAAQQGKNIIIKIPDELTLPQYPKPLSRAIENLLRNAIRYSESEITLCARREKNEVIIVVADDGPGIEEKELQAIFKPFYRPQSARERETGGWGLGLAITEAAISAHHGSISARNRETGGLEVTVVLPA; the protein is encoded by the coding sequence ATGTCGGCATTTTTTTTACCCAACCGTCTCTTTATCAAACTGTTGCTCGGCTTCTGGCTGTGCAGCAGTTTGATTATTTTGGCGGTTGGCGCCATTCCGCTGTTACAGCAATATCACGAAGCGAGTGATGTACCGCCGCCTATCTTGAATGTGCTGCAACGGATGGCCGATAAGATTAGCAACAATCCAGCGCTGTTGAATGGCATAAAGGTGTTAGTTTCGCCGGATCCGGAACTCCATCACTTAGCAGAACATTTTGGAGAGACCCCGGAAGACAAAGCGATAATTCGGGAACTGAAATTTCCAAAGCCGAATGATCGGCCAGAACTTGGCGCCCCCGACCATCCGCGCAGAGAAGACCAGCCATTTCATCTGTTTATCTTTGATGCGCAGGGACAATTGGTCAACAACCCTAAGCTGCCGCCAAATATTCGCAACAACTTGTTGATGATTGCGGCTATCGACAGTCCAGAGCCAAAGTCCTACAGCTTTCGTGATGAGATGTTCTTTGGCCCGTTGCACATCCATGTCAACAACAGCGAATACCGTCTGTATGGCGGACTGCCAGGACCGCATCGGGTTCCCTGGTTTTTCTTTTTTATTGACCATAAATTGCTGACATTGTCACTGGCAATTTTGTTGTCCGGTATCCTCTGTGGTTTGCTGGCATGGCACCTTGGCAAGCCACTGCAGTCGCTGAAACTCAGTGCTATCGCCTTGGCCCATGGCGATCTGACCAACCGCGTTGATGATGCCACCTCGCGCCGACACGATGAAATCGGTGAGCTAGGTATCGCATTTAACAGCATGGCGGATGCCATTGAGATAATGGTGAACAGTCAGCAACGACTGATCAGCGATATCTCCCATGAGTTGAGAACCCCGCTCACCCGACTGCAACTGGCACTGGCGTTAACCCGCAAGAAAGGATTAGCCGTAGAAGAAACGGAACGCATTGCTTATGAGGCTGACCAGCTGGAAAAAATGATCGCCGAACTGCTGGAGCTATCACGCGCCAAACTCAAGGCGCATCAAGAGAATAAGGTTAACGTCGATCTCGCGGAATCATTGAGTCAGGTGTTAGACGATGCGGAATTTGAAGCCGCACAACAAGGCAAAAATATCATCATCAAGATCCCGGATGAACTGACACTGCCGCAATATCCGAAGCCACTATCCCGCGCTATTGAGAATCTGTTGCGCAATGCCATTCGTTACAGTGAGTCAGAGATCACCTTATGCGCCCGGCGCGAGAAAAACGAGGTGATTATCGTGGTGGCAGATGATGGTCCGGGTATTGAGGAAAAAGAACTTCAAGCCATCTTTAAGCCCTTTTACCGGCCGCAGTCAGCGCGCGAGCGTGAAACGGGTGGCTGGGGCCTGGGACTAGCCATTACTGAGGCAGCAATTTCGGCGCACCACGGTTCAATTTCTGCCCGCAATCGCGAAACGGGTGGCTTAGAAGTCACGGTGGTGTTACCGGCCTGA
- a CDS encoding ISL3 family transposase: MSEAALYQQILGLTPPWNVSNVHLDEQHQRIIVIVEYAASSNIQCPICEAPSRHYDSRQRTWRHLDTCQYQTLIQANVPRIHCPTHGYQTLQVPWANESSRYTELFEMHVLTLLSMSTLNAVSRFFKLSWGAIDRIMERAVNRGLAKRGAVKTQHLLVDETALKKGHEYVTLLSNHEGQVLAVSEGRSATSFADCLAQLPANSVSHTQSVCMDMSPAYIKAARRHIPNAERKIAFDHFHIAKLLTEAVNKIRKADLFGLAPSMRQEAHRTRFSWLKRQENLCDTDKERVNKLVPAMMNTALAWYFKELARNIWYSNRVRGAKQRWSNWIALAKATELKPLIAVADTIENKLWGILNAMRFGLSNGLAEAINSQVRQLRVKAMGYRNSARFRRAILFHFGKLDMGFHQ; the protein is encoded by the coding sequence ATGAGCGAAGCTGCCTTATATCAACAAATCTTGGGATTAACCCCTCCCTGGAACGTCTCTAATGTTCATCTTGATGAACAACATCAGCGTATTATTGTCATTGTTGAATATGCTGCATCATCAAACATTCAATGCCCAATATGCGAGGCTCCCAGTCGTCACTATGACTCCCGTCAGAGAACATGGCGGCACTTAGATACTTGCCAGTATCAAACACTTATTCAGGCTAATGTTCCGCGTATTCACTGTCCGACACATGGTTACCAGACCCTTCAGGTTCCCTGGGCAAATGAAAGTAGCCGCTATACCGAATTATTTGAAATGCATGTCCTTACGCTGTTGTCGATGAGTACCCTTAATGCTGTCAGCCGATTTTTCAAACTCAGTTGGGGAGCAATTGATAGGATCATGGAGCGAGCGGTTAATCGTGGTTTGGCAAAACGCGGTGCGGTGAAGACCCAGCATTTATTAGTAGATGAGACGGCTCTTAAAAAGGGACATGAATATGTCACCTTACTTTCAAACCACGAAGGGCAAGTACTGGCGGTATCAGAAGGGCGTTCAGCGACCAGTTTTGCTGATTGTCTGGCACAACTCCCTGCAAATTCAGTAAGTCATACTCAGTCGGTGTGTATGGACATGAGCCCTGCCTACATTAAAGCGGCAAGACGACACATACCAAATGCCGAAAGGAAAATAGCCTTTGACCATTTCCATATCGCTAAATTACTGACTGAAGCGGTCAATAAGATCCGTAAAGCAGACCTCTTCGGATTGGCACCATCAATGAGACAAGAAGCTCATAGGACTCGTTTTAGCTGGTTAAAGCGGCAAGAAAATCTGTGCGATACAGACAAAGAAAGGGTTAATAAGCTTGTTCCCGCCATGATGAATACTGCACTGGCTTGGTATTTTAAAGAACTCGCAAGAAATATCTGGTACAGCAACCGAGTGAGAGGAGCTAAACAACGCTGGAGCAACTGGATAGCGTTGGCCAAAGCCACAGAGTTAAAACCGTTAATCGCAGTGGCAGACACAATAGAGAATAAGCTCTGGGGGATCCTTAACGCTATGCGTTTTGGTCTATCAAATGGACTAGCAGAAGCGATAAATAGCCAGGTTAGGCAACTAAGAGTAAAAGCGATGGGATATCGGAATTCGGCACGATTTCGACGTGCGATATTGTTTCATTTCGGAAAGCTGGATATGGGATTCCACCAATAA
- a CDS encoding Spy/CpxP family protein refolding chaperone, with protein sequence MVNNFKTGMLVLATVSGIWATTAFAADTDKAKDAPPPPAAPACQCPKHMGMGPGMMQGQGMGPGPGMMQGPGMGPGMHGGFRHGMGGGWDHMGFMMLHQLELTDAQQTAIKKLFDAQRDSMKAERSAHRKAMQELMTATKFDESKAKKLIEQQQQLRTERQLQRMKLHNQIYNLLTDEQKTKLKSEMEKMPMWNADQDD encoded by the coding sequence ATGGTTAACAATTTCAAAACGGGTATGTTGGTGCTGGCGACAGTATCAGGTATCTGGGCGACCACCGCATTCGCCGCTGATACCGATAAAGCTAAAGATGCGCCTCCACCACCTGCTGCGCCAGCCTGCCAGTGTCCTAAGCATATGGGCATGGGGCCAGGTATGATGCAGGGTCAAGGTATGGGGCCTGGACCAGGCATGATGCAGGGGCCGGGTATGGGGCCTGGCATGCACGGTGGCTTCCGTCATGGTATGGGTGGCGGCTGGGATCATATGGGCTTTATGATGCTGCATCAGCTGGAGTTGACTGACGCCCAACAGACCGCAATCAAAAAGCTGTTTGACGCACAGCGCGATAGCATGAAAGCTGAGCGTAGCGCGCATCGCAAAGCCATGCAGGAATTGATGACGGCCACTAAATTTGATGAATCCAAGGCTAAGAAACTGATTGAACAGCAGCAACAGTTACGAACTGAGCGGCAGTTGCAACGGATGAAGTTGCATAATCAGATCTATAACCTGCTGACCGATGAGCAGAAAACTAAGCTCAAGAGTGAGATGGAAAAAATGCCGATGTGGAACGCAGACCAGGATGACTGA
- the fieF gene encoding cation efflux pump FieF yields MTRSSHYAFWVKLASRAAIATASTLIVIKLLAWLWSGSASMLASVTDSIADVMASVVNFIAIRYALIPADHDHRYGHGKAEHLATLAQSAFIMGSAFLLLLHGGGRLTAPEPLQHATVGIVVSVIAIVLTLALVIVQKKALDATASSVVEADSLHYKSDLFLNAAVLLALVLAQYGWWWADGLFAVLIALYIGHQSWGLGYRSVQALLDRELNEETRQQITDIACQDQRVKGVHDLRTRQSGQTVFIQLHLELDGALSLHDAHEIAVAAENRILEQFPSAEVIIHQDPDDVVEERADLSVIDF; encoded by the coding sequence ATGACACGAAGTTCTCATTATGCGTTTTGGGTCAAGTTAGCAAGCCGTGCTGCAATTGCCACGGCTTCAACGCTGATCGTCATTAAGTTACTGGCCTGGCTGTGGTCTGGTTCGGCCAGTATGCTAGCGTCTGTTACTGATTCTATCGCCGATGTAATGGCATCGGTGGTCAATTTTATCGCTATTCGCTACGCGCTGATCCCTGCTGATCATGACCACCGATATGGTCATGGTAAGGCGGAGCATCTGGCAACACTCGCGCAGTCGGCCTTTATCATGGGGAGTGCGTTCTTACTGCTATTACATGGTGGTGGCCGACTGACCGCTCCTGAACCACTGCAGCATGCCACCGTAGGTATTGTCGTTTCTGTTATCGCGATTGTGCTGACATTGGCGTTGGTTATCGTGCAGAAAAAAGCCTTGGATGCGACTGCCAGCAGTGTTGTGGAAGCGGATTCGCTGCACTATAAATCAGATCTATTTTTAAACGCTGCGGTGTTACTGGCATTGGTGCTGGCACAGTATGGCTGGTGGTGGGCGGATGGCCTATTTGCCGTATTGATTGCACTGTACATCGGTCATCAGTCCTGGGGATTGGGTTACCGTTCGGTTCAAGCCTTGTTGGATCGAGAGCTTAACGAAGAAACTCGCCAGCAGATTACCGACATAGCTTGTCAGGACCAACGGGTCAAAGGGGTTCACGATTTACGTACTCGCCAGTCCGGACAAACGGTGTTTATTCAGCTACATCTGGAACTGGATGGCGCCTTGTCACTCCATGACGCACATGAAATCGCGGTAGCTGCAGAAAATCGCATTCTAGAGCAGTTCCCGAGTGCAGAAGTGATTATCCATCAAGATCCCGATGACGTAGTGGAAGAGCGCGCGGATCTGAGCGTAATCGATTTTTGA
- a CDS encoding response regulator: MSRILLVDDDLALAELLGQLLELEGFELTMAYDGQTGLNKALAEDFDIILLDVMLPKLGGFAVLQELRTKKQTPVLMLTARGDEIDRVIGLERGADDYLPKPFNDRELVARIRAIIRRSNTPPQEMHQSSEVSMGDIKLDPTRQEAYCNDQLLMLTGTEFGLLFALAQQAGDLISKDELSERVLGKKLMPFDRSLDMHLSNLRKKLPERPDGRPRVKTIRGKGYIWIP, encoded by the coding sequence ATGAGCCGGATTTTATTGGTAGATGATGATTTAGCCCTGGCGGAATTGTTAGGGCAACTGCTGGAGCTGGAAGGCTTTGAGCTGACCATGGCATATGATGGCCAAACGGGATTGAATAAAGCACTGGCAGAAGACTTCGATATTATCTTGTTGGACGTCATGCTCCCCAAATTGGGTGGCTTTGCAGTGTTGCAGGAACTGCGCACCAAAAAGCAAACCCCAGTGTTAATGCTTACTGCTCGTGGCGATGAAATTGATCGTGTGATTGGCCTGGAACGTGGTGCCGATGATTACCTGCCTAAGCCATTTAATGATAGAGAATTGGTCGCCAGGATCCGCGCGATTATCCGCCGCTCAAATACACCGCCGCAAGAGATGCACCAAAGCAGTGAAGTCAGCATGGGCGACATTAAGTTAGATCCAACCCGCCAGGAAGCTTACTGTAATGACCAGTTGCTGATGCTTACCGGCACAGAGTTCGGGCTACTGTTCGCCTTAGCACAGCAAGCCGGGGATCTGATCAGCAAAGACGAATTAAGCGAACGGGTCTTAGGCAAGAAGCTGATGCCGTTTGATCGTAGTCTGGATATGCACCTGTCGAATCTGCGAAAGAAACTGCCCGAGCGGCCTGATGGACGTCCACGGGTAAAAACAATTCGCGGCAAAGGTTATATCTGGATCCCTTAA